The following coding sequences lie in one Chloroflexota bacterium genomic window:
- a CDS encoding right-handed parallel beta-helix repeat-containing protein yields MSQKAARTNRKEISVLIVIETAVIGLVAMGVFGVLMDQYERAQSTLAQRTSVAVATNVYVAMLTSTPPTHTPTNTVTPSRTSTPSRTPTPTKTPTPTLSPTPTLSPTPTIPPTPTLPPTPRPTVTPTSPPITAINSCASIDSPGTYRLSTDLNANGECIKIRSSYVVLDCNNHAIRGANFTGYGVAIRKYGLLGSQTPQYVEVRGCRVSNFLYGIYVEAGTKLVIRNNDSSNNYDDVDPGSRFGKFLGMTEGGGIRLNNTTDSQVLSNTTLHQAIGIDVRYSSGISVRSNTSSDNSAWGINLLRTNSSEVSGNTTADNVRKCTWGAGTVGFGCDAGGIVVQDGSNGNVIANNAVVGRNGNGVFIKAHALPCGNNNSIIGNTITGVLYNGVELSFCTGNKVNDNQMRDGLDGVWLGFAQNTEIKGNSISNMSNHGVISLNSHNNMISGNQIVNSNTALYFYSEEYDKGAFSFLPPGDYRSHGNCLCGNTLQSNNVAVHLLNSTHNQVTSNTYASNGRTFLIQGNSEGNNLQGFAPLWQLARYLTIPR; encoded by the coding sequence ATGTCGCAAAAAGCCGCGCGCACAAATCGCAAAGAGATTTCCGTTTTGATCGTGATCGAAACAGCCGTCATCGGACTGGTCGCGATGGGCGTATTCGGCGTGTTGATGGATCAGTACGAACGCGCGCAGAGTACGCTCGCGCAACGCACATCCGTCGCGGTGGCAACGAATGTGTACGTCGCGATGCTGACGTCCACGCCACCCACGCACACGCCGACGAACACGGTCACTCCATCGCGCACGTCCACGCCTTCCCGCACGCCCACGCCGACGAAAACCCCCACACCGACACTCTCGCCGACGCCAACCTTGTCGCCCACACCGACGATCCCGCCCACACCCACGCTGCCGCCCACGCCGCGCCCAACGGTGACGCCGACTTCACCGCCCATCACGGCGATCAACTCGTGCGCCTCGATTGACTCACCGGGCACATATCGTTTGAGCACGGACCTGAATGCCAATGGCGAGTGCATCAAGATTCGTTCGAGTTACGTTGTGCTCGATTGCAACAATCACGCGATTCGCGGCGCTAACTTTACTGGCTATGGCGTCGCGATTCGCAAGTACGGTCTGCTCGGTTCGCAGACGCCGCAGTACGTCGAGGTGCGCGGCTGCCGCGTGTCGAATTTTCTATACGGGATTTACGTCGAAGCCGGTACCAAGCTCGTGATTCGTAACAACGACAGTTCGAACAACTATGACGATGTGGACCCTGGGTCGCGCTTTGGCAAGTTTCTTGGCATGACGGAGGGTGGCGGGATCCGTCTCAACAACACGACCGATTCCCAGGTTCTCAGCAACACCACTTTGCATCAAGCGATTGGGATTGACGTGCGGTACTCGTCGGGCATCTCGGTGCGGAGCAACACTTCGTCAGACAATTCAGCGTGGGGCATCAACTTGTTGCGGACGAACAGCAGCGAAGTGTCCGGCAACACGACCGCGGATAATGTGCGAAAATGTACCTGGGGTGCGGGCACGGTCGGTTTCGGATGCGATGCGGGCGGCATCGTCGTGCAAGATGGTTCGAACGGTAATGTGATTGCCAACAACGCGGTCGTCGGGCGGAATGGCAATGGCGTATTTATCAAAGCGCACGCGCTGCCGTGCGGCAACAACAATTCGATCATCGGCAACACGATTACAGGCGTACTCTACAACGGCGTCGAACTGAGTTTTTGTACGGGCAACAAAGTCAATGACAATCAAATGCGCGATGGACTCGACGGCGTCTGGCTTGGATTCGCACAGAACACCGAGATCAAAGGAAACTCGATTTCGAACATGAGCAATCATGGCGTCATTTCGTTGAACAGCCACAACAACATGATCTCGGGCAATCAAATCGTCAACAGCAACACGGCGTTGTATTTTTACTCGGAGGAATACGACAAGGGCGCATTTTCGTTTCTGCCGCCGGGCGATTATCGCTCGCACGGCAATTGTCTATGCGGCAATACGTTGCAGAGCAACAACGTCGCCGTGCATTTGCTCAACTCGACGCACAATCAAGTGACGAGCAACACGTATGCGAGCAATGGTCGGACGTTCCTCATTCAAGGCAATAGCGAAGGCAACAATCTGCAAGGGTTCGCACCGCTTTGGCAGTTGGCGCGCTATTTGACAATTCCGCGCTGA